CGCTTTGGGCCGCGGCTTCCTGTGCCACTGCCAAAAGCTCGCGACCCCCGGAAGGCGGAAGGGCACAGTCGGGCGTCGGCACCACATCCGCGCCGCCCCGGCTCCGCTGGCCGAGCACAAGGCCATCCGGCCCTGCGCCAAAGGCAAAGGTCATGCGGTTGCGGAAGCCGGCAAGGCTGGGCGAGGGGAGGGGCGTCTCCCATGCCGCGTCCAGCGCATCCGCATCAAGGCCGCCGATGCGGGCGAGGGCGTCGCGCGCAAGCCGGGTTTTCCATTCCAGCTGGCTCGCATAGGGCATGGCCTGGAGCGGGCACCCGCCGCAGCCCGGGGCGCCCGGGCCGGCGCCCGCGTGCGGGCAGAGCGGCGGCACCGCGTCCGCCGCCGGGCGCAGAACCTCCACAAGCTCCGCCTCCAAGAAGCGCGCCTTGCGGGCCTTCACCCGGCAGCGGACCGTCTGGCCGGGCAGCCCCCCGGCCACAAAGACCGTGAGCCCGCGCTCGCCCGGGCGCGCGGGATCCTTGAGGTGGCCGACGCCGCGCCCGTCGTGGGCCAGGCCGTCAAGCACAAGGTCGAGACAGTCGTGCATGAGCGCGAGCGTAGCACGACGCTTCGCCCGGCGCCAGCGGCGCCGGCCCCGGGCCCGAGGCGCCCGCAATGGCAGCGCCGGCGCGGCCCGGGCATTGACAGAACCCCTCTTTCAGGCTAGCCGTAAGGGATAGGCAGGGCCGTTCCCAGGGCCCGGCGCTCCGCCGCGGAGCCGCGCATGCGGTTTCGCCTCCACACTATTGCCGAGGAGATTCCGGTGAACATTCTCATTTTCGGCCCCAACGGCAGCGGCAAGGGCACCCAGGGCGAACTGCTCAAGCAGAAGTATGACCTGGCGCACATCGAGTCCGGCGCCATCTTCCGCGAACATATCGGTGGCGGCACCGAGCTCGGCAAGAAGGCCAAGGCCTATATCGACCGCGGCGACCTCGTGCCCGACGACATCACCATTCCCATGGTGCTCGAGACCCTGCGCACCAAGGGCGGCAAGGGCTGGCTCCTCGACGGCTTCCCGCGCAACATGGTGCAGGCGCGGAAGCTCTGGGAGGCCCTCCAGAAGGAAGGCATGCCCCTCGACTACGTGGTGGAGATCCAGCTGCCGCGCGAGACCGCGAAAAAGCGCATCATGGGGCGCCGGCTCTGCAAGAACAACAACAATCACCCCAACAACATCTATATCGAGGCCATCAAGCCCAATGGCGACAAGTGCCGCGTGTGCGGCGGCGAGCTTGGGCTGCGCAATGACGACCAGGACGAGGCCGCCATCAACAAGCGCCACGACATTTATTACGACACCAAGGACGGCACCCTGGCCGCAGCCTACTTCTACCGCGACCTCGCGGGCGACGGCAAGACCAGGTACATCGTGCTGGACGGCGAGGGCAGCATCGACGCCATCCGCGAAGCGCTGCTCGCGCAGCTGGATTAACGGCAAAAATCGCGCCGCGCCGTGCGCCTCCCCGGGGCCGCGGTGCGGCGTATTTTTTTGCGGGGGGAGGCATGGCCGTACTCGTCTGCGGGGGCGCGGGCTATATCGGCTCGCACAATGTCCGCGCGCTGCTCGCGGCCGGGCGCGAGGTGGTGGTGGCCGACAACTTCCTCACCGGCCACCGCGAGGCCGTGGCGCCCGGGGCATCTCTCCATGAGATAGACATCCGCGACGCGGACGCCTTGGATGCGGTCTTCGCCGCCCATCGCATAGATGCGGTGCTCCATTTTGCCGCCAGCTCCCTTGTGGGCGAGAGCATGGAGCGGCCGCTCGACTATTTCAACAACAATGTCCTCGGCATGCAGCGCCTGTTGGAGGCCATGCAGCGGCACGTGGTCCGGCGCATCGTTTTTTCCTCTTCCGCCGCGGTCTACGGCGAGCCGGACGCCGTGCCCATCCCCGAGGATGCGCCGCTTTCCCCCACCAACCCCTATGGCGAGAGCAAGCGCATCATGGAGCGCATCATGCACTGGGCGGCGCTGGCCCACGGCATGCGCTTCGTGAGCCTGAGGTATTTCAACGTGGGCGGCGCGTGGCCCGGCGGCGCCATCGGCGAGGACCACCGGCCCGAAAGCCACCTCATCCCGCTCATCCTTCAGGTGCCGCTCGGCCGGCGCCCGCATATCTCCATCTTCGGCACGGATTACCCCACGCCCGACGGCACCTGCGTGCGCGATTACATCGATGTCATGGACCTGGCGGACGCGCACCTGCGCGCCCTCGAGCACCTTGAGCGCGGCGGCGGGAGCCTGGTATGCAACCTCGGCAACGGCAAGGGCTTTTCCGTGCGCGAGATGGTCGAGGCCGCGCGCCGCGTCACCGGGCACGCCATCCCCGTGGTCGAAGGGCCGCGCCGCGCCGGCGACCCGGCCCGGCTCGTGGCGTCGGCGGAGCTCGCCGGGCGCGCTCTGGGCTGGCGCCCCACGCTGGACATCGAGGCCATCATCGCCTCCGCCTGGGAGTGGCACAGAAAGCATCCGCAGGGCTATGGAGCTTGAGTGGCTCCTCTCATAGTACTTGTTTAGGCGCAGGTAAGAAGAGGCTAACTCATTCCCTGCCGCGGTTATCACGTGACGCTGTTGCACTGTGTGATATCCGCCATAGAGAAGGCCATGATGTGATTAGTTATTTAATGAAATTGTAATTAGGGCTCCACCTTGGTATGAATTAGAGGGATTTTTTATGACCAATTTTTCTATACCTTAGTTAAGAAATGAAAGATAATTTCATTTCCTAAAAACAAAAAGATATTCATGGGCGATAAGCAAAAAATTATATTTTATACTATTTGTTTTCCAATAACCA
This window of the Desulfovibrio sp. ZJ209 genome carries:
- the galE gene encoding UDP-glucose 4-epimerase GalE; translated protein: MAVLVCGGAGYIGSHNVRALLAAGREVVVADNFLTGHREAVAPGASLHEIDIRDADALDAVFAAHRIDAVLHFAASSLVGESMERPLDYFNNNVLGMQRLLEAMQRHVVRRIVFSSSAAVYGEPDAVPIPEDAPLSPTNPYGESKRIMERIMHWAALAHGMRFVSLRYFNVGGAWPGGAIGEDHRPESHLIPLILQVPLGRRPHISIFGTDYPTPDGTCVRDYIDVMDLADAHLRALEHLERGGGSLVCNLGNGKGFSVREMVEAARRVTGHAIPVVEGPRRAGDPARLVASAELAGRALGWRPTLDIEAIIASAWEWHRKHPQGYGA
- a CDS encoding adenylate kinase, encoding MNILIFGPNGSGKGTQGELLKQKYDLAHIESGAIFREHIGGGTELGKKAKAYIDRGDLVPDDITIPMVLETLRTKGGKGWLLDGFPRNMVQARKLWEALQKEGMPLDYVVEIQLPRETAKKRIMGRRLCKNNNNHPNNIYIEAIKPNGDKCRVCGGELGLRNDDQDEAAINKRHDIYYDTKDGTLAAAYFYRDLAGDGKTRYIVLDGEGSIDAIREALLAQLD